The following proteins are encoded in a genomic region of Candidatus Edwardsbacteria bacterium:
- a CDS encoding M42 family metallopeptidase — MKDIIKRLTEAYGPSGSESQIREQIKKEIRGLADQVSTDVLGNLIAVKKGKGSRVMVAAHMDEIGLIVTHIDKNGFLRFSNIGGIYPYNIIAQRVIFENGLIGTINEERQEKPNDPRRLDRMYIDIGVKDHKEASARVSVGDVAGFHRSCEFLGNRVIAKSMDDRIGCAIMIEAMKQLKKSPNQIYFVFTTQEEVGLRGATTAAFGVAPDLGIAVDITGAFDTPEEKPKLPSVLGKGTAIKIKDAGMLAHPGVKKMLVDTARAGRIPYQFDILEGGTTDGSVINKTRSGIPTGVLSVPTRYAHSASEMVDMTDVKATVDLLVKLLSSNLKAKGF; from the coding sequence ATGAAAGACATCATCAAAAGGCTCACTGAGGCCTACGGACCCTCCGGCAGCGAAAGCCAGATCAGGGAGCAGATCAAAAAAGAGATCCGGGGGCTGGCCGACCAGGTCAGCACCGACGTGCTGGGCAACCTGATAGCGGTCAAGAAGGGCAAGGGCTCCCGGGTGATGGTGGCGGCCCATATGGATGAGATCGGGCTCATCGTTACCCATATAGACAAGAACGGCTTCCTGCGCTTCTCAAACATAGGCGGGATCTACCCCTATAACATCATCGCCCAGCGGGTGATCTTCGAGAACGGCCTCATCGGCACCATCAACGAGGAGCGCCAGGAGAAGCCCAACGATCCCCGGCGGCTGGACCGGATGTATATCGACATCGGCGTCAAGGATCATAAAGAGGCTTCTGCCCGGGTATCGGTGGGCGACGTGGCCGGGTTTCACCGGAGCTGCGAATTCCTGGGGAATAGGGTCATCGCCAAATCCATGGATGACCGGATCGGCTGCGCCATCATGATCGAGGCCATGAAACAGCTCAAGAAAAGCCCCAACCAGATATATTTCGTCTTCACCACCCAGGAGGAGGTGGGGCTGCGGGGGGCCACCACCGCCGCTTTCGGGGTGGCCCCGGACCTGGGGATAGCGGTGGACATCACCGGAGCCTTCGACACTCCCGAGGAGAAGCCCAAGCTGCCTTCGGTGCTGGGAAAGGGGACCGCCATCAAGATCAAGGATGCCGGGATGCTGGCCCACCCGGGGGTGAAGAAAATGCTGGTGGATACCGCCCGGGCCGGCCGGATCCCCTACCAGTTTGACATCCTGGAGGGCGGGACCACCGACGGATCGGTGATCAACAAGACCAGGTCCGGCATTCCCACCGGTGTGCTGTCGGTGCCCACCAGGTATGCCCACTCGGCCTCGGAGATGGTGGACATGACCGATGTTAAGGCCACGGTGGACCTGCTGGTCAAATTGCTCTCATCGAACCTCAAGGCCAAGGGATTCTAA
- a CDS encoding response regulator, which yields MNKKIMIIDDEPAVGEMMTTLLESEGYEAMVAYDGPGGLEQMGKKAADLLLLDYMLPGMDGIEVLCEVRHRWPELPVIIITAFGSPELRARAGKFNVIDVVSKPFDTLKLLEQIAAAV from the coding sequence ATGAACAAGAAGATAATGATCATCGACGATGAGCCGGCAGTGGGTGAGATGATGACCACCCTGCTGGAGTCCGAGGGGTACGAGGCCATGGTGGCCTACGACGGACCGGGCGGCTTGGAGCAGATGGGCAAAAAAGCGGCCGACCTGCTGCTGCTGGACTACATGCTGCCAGGCATGGACGGCATCGAGGTGCTGTGCGAGGTCCGGCACCGCTGGCCGGAACTTCCGGTGATCATCATCACCGCCTTCGGCAGCCCAGAGCTCAGGGCCCGGGCCGGCAAGTTCAACGTGATAGACGTGGTCTCCAAGCCTTTCGACACCCTGAAACTTCTGGAGCAGATAGCTGCGGCGGTGTGA
- a CDS encoding M42 family metallopeptidase: MIDLKLIEQLTNAFGVSGCEGEIRNIVRQHITKNVDQIRVDALGNLIAYKKARGAKSGPKRTKVMLAAHMDEVGLMVTSIDKSGFLQFDKVGGVDNRVLLAKKVLVGKDQIPGVIGSKAVHLIARKGELKKVSPYSDLTIDIGASSQEDAQKFVSPGDYVMFDTRFEDWGRNLKAKAFDDRIGCYLMIELLKGKYPFDICAAFTTQEEVGLRGGRVAAYRDEPDMAFILEGTGAGDMPQPKERDESLVPGLGLGPVVTIMDRSVFCDQGLVKLLTDTARANRIPYQIKRPGIGGTDAGRIHLSKGGVPSVVLAIPSRYIHSPVCLSSKKDIQNGLRLMQLALKRVK; this comes from the coding sequence ATGATAGACCTTAAACTAATAGAACAACTGACCAACGCCTTCGGGGTCAGCGGCTGCGAGGGCGAGATCCGCAACATCGTCCGCCAGCACATCACCAAGAACGTGGACCAGATCCGGGTGGACGCCTTGGGCAACCTGATAGCCTATAAAAAAGCCCGGGGGGCAAAATCGGGCCCAAAGAGAACCAAGGTGATGCTGGCCGCCCATATGGACGAGGTGGGATTGATGGTCACATCCATCGATAAATCGGGTTTTCTGCAGTTCGACAAGGTGGGGGGGGTGGACAACCGGGTACTGCTGGCCAAGAAGGTGTTGGTGGGAAAGGATCAGATCCCCGGGGTGATCGGCTCCAAGGCTGTCCATCTCATCGCCCGCAAGGGAGAACTTAAAAAAGTTTCTCCTTACAGCGATCTAACGATTGACATCGGGGCCAGCAGCCAGGAGGATGCCCAGAAGTTCGTCTCACCGGGCGATTATGTGATGTTCGACACCAGGTTCGAGGACTGGGGAAGGAACCTCAAGGCCAAGGCCTTTGACGACCGGATCGGCTGTTATCTGATGATCGAACTGCTGAAAGGTAAATACCCCTTCGACATCTGCGCCGCCTTCACCACCCAGGAGGAGGTCGGCCTGCGGGGCGGCCGGGTGGCGGCCTATAGGGACGAGCCGGATATGGCCTTCATCCTGGAGGGCACCGGGGCCGGGGACATGCCCCAGCCCAAGGAGCGGGATGAAAGCCTGGTGCCGGGACTGGGACTGGGGCCGGTGGTCACCATCATGGACCGCTCGGTGTTCTGCGACCAGGGCCTGGTGAAGCTGCTGACCGACACCGCCCGGGCCAACCGGATCCCTTATCAGATCAAACGGCCCGGAATAGGCGGCACCGACGCCGGACGGATCCACCTGAGCAAGGGCGGCGTCCCCTCGGTGGTGCTGGCCATCCCCTCGCGTTACATCCACTCGCCGGTGTGCCTGTCAAGCAAAAAGGACATCCAGAACGGCCTGCGGCTGATGCAGCTGGCCCTGAAGAGGGTCAAATAA
- a CDS encoding M20/M25/M40 family metallo-hydrolase — protein MSRKKTPPEKNTPEQAGENSTLKLIERLTAAPGPSGYETRAALAAGEELAPFATKVKVDQMGSVVAFKKGLSRDGKKVLLAAHLDEIGLLITGIEPGGFLRFTQVGGFDARVLLGQEVLLHPVGRHGPDTRIALPGIIGAKPPHFQTPEESGQVIPMEDLYIDLGLDEAATKSRVSTGDLATLRMPLVNLKNDRAAGKAMDNRACVAIMVQALEILSKGHHGWDVYAVATVQEEVSGLGALTSAFDIHPDIGIAIDVTHGDMPGVPDSDTFAIGKGPTITVGPNIHPAVADKLKKVAKREEIPFQIEPCAGITGTDAVDIQISREGIPTGLLGLPLRYMHTPVETLAAVDVERSARLLARFIQDLDDINLEWKD, from the coding sequence ATGTCCCGCAAAAAAACACCCCCTGAAAAAAACACCCCGGAACAGGCCGGGGAGAACTCCACCTTAAAGCTGATCGAACGCCTGACCGCGGCTCCCGGGCCTTCCGGCTACGAGACCCGGGCCGCCCTGGCCGCCGGTGAGGAGCTGGCCCCCTTCGCCACCAAGGTCAAGGTGGACCAGATGGGCAGCGTGGTGGCCTTCAAAAAGGGGCTGTCCCGGGACGGCAAGAAGGTCCTGCTGGCGGCCCATCTGGACGAGATCGGCCTGCTGATCACCGGCATCGAGCCGGGGGGATTTCTGCGCTTCACCCAGGTGGGCGGCTTCGACGCCCGGGTGCTGCTGGGACAGGAGGTGCTGCTGCATCCCGTCGGCCGGCACGGGCCGGATACCAGGATCGCCCTGCCGGGGATCATCGGAGCCAAGCCGCCGCATTTCCAGACCCCGGAGGAATCGGGCCAGGTGATCCCCATGGAGGACCTGTATATCGACCTGGGGCTGGACGAGGCGGCAACCAAATCCAGGGTTTCCACCGGCGACCTGGCCACCCTGAGGATGCCACTTGTCAATCTCAAGAACGACCGGGCGGCCGGAAAGGCCATGGACAACCGGGCCTGCGTCGCCATCATGGTCCAGGCCCTGGAGATACTCAGCAAAGGCCATCACGGCTGGGATGTTTATGCGGTGGCCACCGTCCAGGAGGAGGTCTCCGGCCTGGGGGCGCTGACCTCGGCTTTTGACATCCATCCCGACATCGGGATAGCCATAGACGTCACCCACGGCGACATGCCGGGGGTGCCGGACAGCGACACCTTCGCCATCGGCAAGGGGCCCACCATCACCGTCGGGCCCAATATCCACCCGGCCGTAGCTGACAAATTGAAGAAGGTGGCCAAGCGCGAGGAGATCCCCTTTCAGATAGAGCCCTGTGCCGGCATCACCGGGACCGATGCGGTGGATATCCAGATATCCCGGGAGGGCATCCCCACCGGGCTTTTGGGCCTGCCCCTGCGCTATATGCACACCCCGGTGGAGACCCTGGCGGCGGTGGACGTGGAGCGCTCGGCCAGATTGCTGGCCCGCTTTATTCAGGACCTGGATGACATAAACTTGGAATGGAAGGACTGA
- a CDS encoding EFR1 family ferrodoxin (N-terminal region resembles flavodoxins. C-terminal ferrodoxin region binds two 4Fe-4S clusters.): MRVCMVCFSQTGNTQKIAEAIQEQMAEAVGDCALLRLEQADPAVFSRYDLVGFGLPAFYFREPINVNHFFNDLPDQGSAGRPKPFFFFVTHGGTPGDVYSRIDRLAASRGLETLGFFQCLGVDTYPPFADRKPLTAQGHPDQNDLLQARAFAKDIIHRAGAYLGRGELKKPLIPGNWITRTVAALFSEQKIRLRMKQHLLPAKKIRQNKCTLCGLCLESCPQGIISLNPYPVIDQSNCIACYHCQRVCPAGAIECDWRIFKLMTGEYFRPGKKGTSLD, encoded by the coding sequence ATGCGGGTCTGCATGGTCTGTTTTTCACAGACCGGGAACACCCAAAAGATAGCCGAGGCCATCCAGGAACAGATGGCCGAGGCGGTCGGAGATTGCGCCCTGCTGCGCCTGGAGCAGGCCGACCCGGCCGTCTTCTCCCGTTACGATCTGGTCGGATTCGGCCTGCCGGCTTTCTATTTCAGGGAGCCCATTAACGTCAATCATTTCTTTAATGATCTGCCCGATCAGGGCAGCGCCGGACGACCAAAGCCATTCTTTTTTTTTGTCACCCACGGCGGCACCCCCGGCGATGTGTATTCCCGGATCGACCGGCTGGCCGCCTCCCGGGGCCTGGAGACCCTGGGATTCTTCCAGTGCCTGGGGGTGGACACCTATCCGCCGTTCGCCGACAGGAAGCCCTTGACCGCCCAGGGACATCCCGATCAAAATGATCTATTGCAGGCCCGGGCCTTTGCCAAAGACATCATTCATAGAGCCGGAGCTTATCTTGGCCGGGGCGAATTAAAAAAGCCTCTGATCCCCGGGAATTGGATCACCAGGACAGTGGCTGCTCTTTTCAGCGAACAGAAAATACGCCTGCGGATGAAGCAGCATCTGCTTCCGGCCAAAAAGATCCGCCAGAATAAATGCACCCTCTGCGGCCTGTGCCTGGAGAGCTGTCCCCAGGGCATCATCAGCCTGAATCCTTACCCGGTCATCGACCAGTCAAACTGCATCGCCTGCTACCACTGCCAGCGGGTCTGCCCGGCCGGCGCCATAGAATGCGACTGGCGGATCTTTAAGCTGATGACCGGCGAATATTTCCGGCCGGGCAAAAAAGGCACCTCCCTCGATTAA
- a CDS encoding GNAT family N-acetyltransferase, whose product MIPVPKKAKKDKIRLRLAEPSMDLEEAFLELAADYRAAGEQRYTDLHEVHGIAFDRYIKGLQRECLERDLSDGRVPCSTFWMLSDQGTICGISRLRHYLTPEMETEGGHILLEVPPSLRRRGHGSILLEMTLERAVELKIAKALLTCDWDNFGAIRVIKNNGGMLENTILSTRTGKKVMRFWIDLT is encoded by the coding sequence ATGATACCCGTTCCGAAAAAAGCCAAAAAAGACAAGATCCGCCTCAGGCTGGCCGAGCCCTCCATGGATCTCGAGGAGGCTTTTCTGGAACTGGCCGCCGATTACCGGGCGGCCGGGGAGCAGCGCTATACCGACCTGCACGAGGTTCATGGCATAGCCTTTGACCGTTACATCAAGGGCCTGCAGCGGGAATGCCTGGAGCGGGACCTGTCGGACGGGCGGGTGCCCTGCAGCACCTTTTGGATGCTGTCGGACCAAGGGACCATCTGCGGAATCAGCCGGCTGCGGCATTACCTGACACCGGAGATGGAGACGGAGGGTGGTCACATCCTGCTGGAGGTGCCGCCATCGCTGCGTCGTCGGGGGCACGGGTCGATCCTTTTGGAAATGACCCTGGAGCGGGCGGTGGAGCTGAAGATCGCCAAGGCCCTGCTCACCTGCGACTGGGACAACTTCGGGGCCATCCGGGTCATCAAGAACAACGGAGGGATGCTGGAGAACACCATCCTGTCAACCAGGACCGGGAAAAAAGTGATGCGCTTCTGGATCGATCTGACATGA
- a CDS encoding cation-translocating P-type ATPase, producing the protein MPLYNQTIEQSLAELGSDHYSGLSEQQVAERLAKYGPNRLAEGKRTGPLKIFFDQFKNIMVLVLLIAAVISGLTHDLTDSFVILAIALINAVIGFLQEYRADQAMAALKKLSQPLAKVVRAGKVLEIPSENLVPGDIILIEAGSRIPADARILEAASLKIEESSLTGESLPVEKSSLPIENEAPLADRNNMAFLGTICVYGRGRAVVASTGMNTELGRIAQSIQTLRQGQTPLQKRLAGLARILALATVILCAVIFLAGWLHGIPVSVMLLTAISLAVAAIPESLPAVITIVLSFGVQKMVKKNALVKKLPAVETLGSVSVICSDKTGTLTQNQMTVKKVFCNGVLYDVRGGGYQPMGEILSQDGKKADDPLFQKLLNASCLCNDATLFQEKADGSDAWKIAGDPTEGALLTLAAKAGLWRDSLEKDLPRVGELPFDSERKMMTTIHRMDDGRYICYVKGALDNLEHKCPDFPAQALEINRSLAEGGHRVLALAYKIIEALPEKLEIDQIERGLTFLGLAAMIDPPREEVRVAVAQCRSAGIRPVMITGDHPATALAIARELGIYSPGDLHLTGMELKALSVEELAEKIERISLFARVSPEDKIKIVQALQSKGRIVAMTGDGVNDAPALRGADIGIAMGITGSDVSKEASDVVLLDDNFATIVAAVAEGRRIYDNIRKFVRYMLGTNLGEVLTMFGGIMLNLPLPLLPIQILWINLVTDSLPALALSNEPPEADIMKRAPRPPAESLFARGLWAQVLFSGLLMAAGCLLMFHWAIGRHIEMGQTRETAEIMARTMVFMTMSFYQLFNALAIRSDKRSFFALAPSGNWYLYGAVLITALLQLGAVYLPVLQPVFKTAPVSGLDLLACIVVSSSILVAVELEKLIRQNIFRRAS; encoded by the coding sequence ATGCCCCTCTATAATCAAACCATAGAACAATCCCTGGCCGAGCTGGGCTCCGATCACTACTCCGGCCTTTCGGAGCAACAGGTCGCCGAACGCCTGGCCAAGTATGGTCCCAACAGATTGGCTGAAGGCAAACGAACCGGACCGTTAAAGATATTCTTCGACCAGTTCAAGAATATCATGGTGCTGGTCCTGCTGATCGCGGCGGTGATCTCCGGGCTGACCCACGACCTGACCGATTCCTTCGTCATTCTGGCCATCGCCCTGATCAATGCCGTCATCGGCTTCCTCCAGGAATACCGGGCCGACCAGGCCATGGCCGCCCTGAAAAAACTTTCCCAGCCGCTGGCCAAGGTGGTAAGGGCCGGGAAGGTGCTGGAGATCCCCTCGGAAAACCTGGTGCCGGGGGACATCATCCTGATCGAGGCCGGTTCCCGGATCCCGGCCGATGCCCGGATACTGGAGGCCGCTTCGCTCAAGATAGAGGAGTCCTCCCTGACCGGCGAGTCCCTGCCGGTGGAGAAATCTTCTCTCCCCATTGAAAACGAGGCCCCCCTGGCCGACCGGAACAACATGGCCTTTTTGGGCACCATCTGCGTCTACGGCCGGGGAAGGGCGGTGGTGGCCTCCACCGGAATGAACACCGAACTGGGCAGGATCGCCCAGTCCATCCAGACCCTCCGGCAGGGCCAGACCCCGCTGCAGAAAAGGCTGGCCGGGCTGGCCCGGATCCTGGCCCTGGCCACGGTGATCCTGTGCGCCGTGATCTTCCTGGCCGGATGGCTGCACGGCATCCCGGTCTCGGTGATGCTGCTGACCGCCATCTCGCTGGCGGTGGCGGCCATCCCGGAGAGCCTGCCGGCGGTGATCACCATCGTCCTGTCCTTCGGCGTGCAGAAGATGGTCAAAAAGAACGCCCTGGTCAAAAAACTGCCGGCGGTGGAGACCCTGGGCTCGGTCTCGGTGATCTGCTCGGACAAGACCGGCACCCTGACCCAGAACCAGATGACTGTCAAAAAGGTATTCTGCAACGGCGTGCTTTATGATGTCCGGGGAGGCGGCTACCAGCCCATGGGAGAGATCCTGTCCCAGGACGGGAAAAAAGCCGACGACCCCCTGTTCCAGAAATTACTGAACGCCTCCTGCCTGTGCAACGATGCCACCCTGTTCCAGGAGAAGGCCGACGGCTCCGATGCCTGGAAAATAGCCGGGGACCCCACCGAGGGGGCCCTGCTGACCCTGGCCGCCAAGGCCGGGCTGTGGCGCGATTCTTTGGAGAAGGACCTGCCCCGGGTGGGCGAGCTGCCATTCGATTCCGAACGCAAGATGATGACCACCATCCACCGGATGGACGATGGAAGATACATCTGCTATGTCAAGGGGGCCCTGGACAATCTGGAGCATAAGTGCCCGGACTTTCCCGCCCAGGCTTTGGAGATCAACCGATCCCTGGCCGAAGGCGGGCACCGGGTGCTGGCCCTGGCCTATAAGATCATCGAAGCCCTGCCGGAGAAGCTGGAGATAGATCAGATCGAGAGGGGCCTGACCTTTCTGGGGCTGGCGGCCATGATCGACCCGCCCCGGGAGGAGGTCCGGGTCGCGGTGGCGCAGTGCCGCAGCGCCGGCATCCGGCCGGTGATGATCACCGGCGACCATCCGGCCACCGCCCTGGCCATCGCCCGGGAGCTGGGCATTTACTCGCCCGGCGACCTGCATCTGACCGGAATGGAGCTGAAGGCCCTGAGCGTGGAGGAGCTGGCGGAAAAGATAGAGAGAATATCCCTCTTCGCCCGGGTCTCGCCGGAGGACAAGATCAAGATAGTCCAGGCCCTGCAAAGCAAGGGGCGCATCGTGGCCATGACCGGCGACGGGGTCAACGACGCTCCGGCCTTAAGGGGGGCCGATATCGGCATCGCCATGGGCATCACCGGGAGCGACGTCTCCAAGGAAGCCTCGGACGTGGTGTTGCTGGACGACAACTTCGCCACCATCGTGGCGGCGGTGGCCGAGGGCCGGAGGATATATGACAACATCCGCAAGTTCGTGCGCTATATGCTGGGCACCAACCTGGGCGAGGTGCTGACCATGTTCGGCGGCATCATGCTGAACCTGCCCCTGCCCCTGCTGCCGATCCAGATATTGTGGATCAACCTGGTGACCGATTCCCTGCCGGCCCTGGCCCTGAGCAACGAGCCGCCGGAGGCCGACATCATGAAGCGGGCACCCCGCCCCCCGGCCGAGAGTCTTTTCGCCCGGGGCTTGTGGGCCCAGGTGCTTTTTTCGGGGCTGCTGATGGCGGCCGGCTGCCTGCTGATGTTCCATTGGGCCATCGGCCGGCACATCGAGATGGGTCAGACCAGGGAAACCGCTGAAATTATGGCCCGGACCATGGTCTTCATGACCATGTCGTTCTACCAGCTGTTCAACGCCCTGGCCATCCGCTCCGACAAAAGATCGTTCTTTGCCCTGGCCCCCTCCGGAAACTGGTACCTCTACGGCGCAGTGCTGATCACCGCCCTGCTGCAGTTGGGCGCGGTCTATCTGCCGGTCCTGCAGCCGGTCTTCAAGACCGCCCCGGTCAGCGGGCTGGACCTGCTGGCCTGCATAGTCGTTTCTTCGTCCATCCTGGTCGCGGTGGAGCTGGAGAAACTTATCCGCCAAAATATTTTTCGCAGAGCCTCTTGA
- a CDS encoding AMP-binding protein, producing the protein MHIKDFKKAALIYRGREISYAETISLVNRFASCYRLKKGDRAAVFSENRPEWIYAYLSVWKNDGVSVPIDYLAPADEVAYILNDCRPSVVFCSHKTKEVLTEAVRSLTGGYRPEVLTFEELSLPDNAPDKMAAQPDKHQTATIIYTSGTTGSPKGVMLTHDNIMANIEDVVDNTKIYTADDRLLAILPFHHIFPLMGTIMATLYCGATLVILEKISSEEILGALKQYGITIIIGVPRLYRLFHKGMIDKINASPAAKVLLKISRTLKQPALGRLIFKKAQQAFGGHIKYFISGGAKLDERVGGDLYAMGFEVLEGFGMTEAAPMITFTKPGRVKIGSPGTPTSQTEVKIVDGEVLARGRNIMKGYYNKPEDTAAILRDGWLHTGDQGYLDQKNRLFITGRKKEIIVLSSGKNINPEEIENRILSLSPLIKEIGVYPREEKLGAVIHPDFLAVKKQQVVNLRETIKWLVLDKFNLTVPGYKKIHHFTLVNDELPKTRLGKLKRFLLPQMDAKTAETHRLRPDPDSQEYRALKTYLEKALDQKVYPDQHLEYDLGLDSLGKIELDLFLEKSFGIKLEDGESVAHHTVEALSRLIAEQKKAGSSEISDWHSTLQEKAEFTMPKSRFMQCSMKLATAPLFKLYFHLQGQGQQSLPPGPFILAPNHQSFLDGIFLSILLPNRILKDTFFLAAGKHIQTPINRFYASHSNLLVMDINRDLKSTLQQAAAAIRQGKNLAIFPEGARSRDGHLSEFKKTFAILSKELQVPVVPVAISGAYASVPIGRKLPKPGKVSLKFLPAIYPGQMDYDQITSQTRQAIAENI; encoded by the coding sequence TTGCATATCAAAGACTTTAAAAAGGCCGCCCTGATCTACCGGGGCCGGGAGATATCCTACGCCGAGACCATCTCCCTGGTGAACCGCTTCGCTTCCTGCTATCGGCTAAAAAAGGGAGACCGGGCGGCGGTCTTCTCCGAGAACCGGCCGGAATGGATCTACGCCTATTTGTCGGTGTGGAAGAACGACGGGGTCTCGGTGCCCATCGATTATCTGGCCCCGGCCGACGAGGTGGCATATATCCTGAACGACTGCCGGCCTTCGGTGGTTTTCTGCTCCCACAAGACCAAAGAGGTTCTGACCGAAGCGGTCCGCTCGCTGACGGGCGGCTACCGCCCGGAGGTCCTGACATTTGAGGAGCTTTCCCTGCCGGATAATGCGCCGGACAAGATGGCGGCCCAGCCGGACAAGCACCAGACCGCCACCATCATCTACACCTCCGGCACCACCGGCAGCCCCAAGGGGGTGATGCTGACCCACGACAATATCATGGCCAACATCGAGGACGTGGTGGATAACACCAAAATATACACCGCCGACGACCGGCTGCTGGCCATTCTGCCCTTCCACCACATCTTCCCGTTGATGGGGACCATCATGGCCACCCTGTACTGCGGCGCCACCCTGGTGATCCTGGAGAAGATCTCCTCCGAGGAGATCCTGGGCGCCCTGAAGCAATACGGCATTACCATCATCATCGGGGTTCCCCGGCTGTACCGGCTGTTCCACAAGGGGATGATCGACAAGATCAACGCCAGCCCGGCCGCCAAAGTATTGCTGAAAATTTCCCGGACCCTGAAGCAGCCGGCCCTGGGTCGCCTGATCTTCAAAAAGGCCCAGCAGGCCTTCGGGGGGCACATCAAATACTTCATCTCCGGCGGGGCCAAGCTGGACGAAAGGGTGGGCGGCGACCTTTACGCCATGGGCTTCGAGGTGCTGGAGGGCTTCGGCATGACCGAGGCCGCCCCGATGATAACCTTCACCAAGCCCGGCCGGGTGAAGATCGGCTCGCCCGGCACCCCCACCAGCCAGACCGAGGTCAAAATAGTGGACGGCGAGGTGCTGGCCCGGGGCCGGAACATAATGAAGGGCTATTACAACAAGCCGGAGGACACCGCCGCCATCTTGAGGGACGGCTGGCTGCACACCGGGGACCAGGGCTACCTGGACCAGAAGAACCGGCTATTCATCACCGGGCGCAAGAAGGAGATCATCGTCCTGTCCAGCGGCAAGAACATCAACCCCGAGGAGATCGAGAACCGTATCCTGTCGCTCTCCCCGCTGATAAAGGAGATAGGGGTCTATCCCCGGGAGGAGAAGCTGGGGGCGGTGATCCACCCCGACTTTCTGGCGGTCAAGAAACAGCAGGTGGTCAACTTGCGGGAGACCATCAAGTGGCTGGTGCTGGACAAGTTCAACCTGACGGTGCCCGGCTACAAGAAGATCCATCACTTCACCCTGGTCAACGACGAGCTGCCCAAGACCCGGCTGGGGAAATTAAAAAGGTTCCTGCTGCCCCAGATGGACGCCAAAACCGCCGAGACCCACCGCCTGAGGCCCGACCCCGACAGCCAGGAGTACCGGGCATTGAAGACCTACCTGGAGAAGGCCCTGGACCAGAAGGTCTATCCCGACCAGCATTTGGAGTACGACCTGGGGCTGGATTCCCTGGGCAAGATAGAGCTGGACCTGTTCCTGGAAAAAAGCTTCGGAATAAAACTGGAGGATGGGGAATCGGTGGCTCACCATACCGTGGAAGCCCTGAGCCGACTGATCGCCGAGCAGAAGAAGGCCGGCAGTTCGGAAATTTCGGACTGGCACAGCACCCTGCAGGAGAAGGCGGAGTTTACCATGCCCAAAAGCCGCTTTATGCAGTGTTCTATGAAATTGGCAACCGCGCCTCTATTTAAACTATACTTCCACCTGCAAGGACAAGGGCAACAGAGCCTGCCGCCGGGGCCGTTCATACTGGCTCCAAACCACCAGAGCTTTCTTGATGGAATATTTTTGTCCATCCTGCTGCCTAATCGGATCTTAAAGGACACCTTTTTCCTGGCCGCCGGAAAACACATCCAGACGCCCATCAACCGATTCTACGCCAGCCACAGCAATCTGCTGGTGATGGACATCAACCGGGATCTGAAGAGCACCCTGCAGCAGGCGGCGGCGGCCATCCGGCAGGGCAAGAACCTGGCCATCTTCCCCGAGGGGGCCCGCAGCCGGGACGGCCATCTTTCGGAATTCAAGAAGACCTTCGCCATACTGAGCAAGGAACTGCAGGTGCCGGTGGTGCCGGTGGCCATCTCCGGGGCCTATGCCTCGGTCCCCATCGGACGCAAACTTCCCAAGCCGGGCAAGGTGTCTTTAAAATTCCTCCCGGCCATTTATCCCGGACAGATGGACTACGACCAGATCACCAGCCAGACCAGACAGGCCATTGCGGAGAATATTTAA